TTCGAACGCTCGCAAGCTCTAGCTTAATTTTTCGATAAATTCAAGCAAGGCAGCCGGGAGGCGTGCCCTGCGAAAAGGAACTGTCGTGGGGCGATGAGCCTTTCCATCAGGGCCATAGCCCTTTTTGTTTTTACTGCGCTCTTCGTTGCTGCCGCGGGCACGCCCGCGGTGCGCGCGCAGGCCGCACCCCAGGCTGCTGCAACAGCGGCGCCCGCCCCCGGGAGCCCGAAACCTGAGAGCTCTCCCAGCGGCCAAGAACCGGTCATCTTGCCGTCACCCGGAATGCCGGCAAACGTTCCGACGGCGATAAAAGCATTGCTCAACATTGCGCCGCAGACGCCGCAATCGTACGCCGCGTTCATGCACAACGCGCAGCTGCAGACCGGGCTCATCAACCTCATTCGCAAGGACGACGAGCTGTTTTTGGATCTTGGTCCGCAAGATTTCAAGAAGACGTTCATCTTTGCGCCGTCGCTCGCGTCGGGTCTCGGCGCGGGAACGTTCGCGGGGCGGCTCTACGATCCGATGCTGGTGCAATTCCAGCGCATCGGCCACCGCGTCTTTTGGATCACGCCGAACACCGACTTTGCGTCGTCGCAAGGTACGGCGGCTAAAGCGCTCGCGATTTCAACTTCCTCGTCGATCATCGCCGTCTCGCCGATCCTGGCGGAGAACGCCGCGACCGATCACGTGGCGATCGCTCCGGTGCTCTTCCTAACGGATCACCTCGACATCGGTAAAGATCTCGCGGCGGCTGCCGGGGGCGGAACGCCCGGCGGCGGCCTACTGCTGCTCTTAGGCGGCCCGCGTGCGGGTTTTGCGCTCGATCCTTCGCGCTCGTATTACATCTCGACCAAGGCGTTACCGGATAATGACGAGATCACGGTCAATCTGACGTTCAACGGAAACGGCGATTTGCAAACGGTCCCGGATACGCGCGGCACGCCGATCAAAGTCCACTACAGTATTCTCGAAGAACCGGTGCGCACCGCGGGATACGCGCCGCGAGCTGCGGACGATCGCATCGGCTATTTCCTCGAGACGCACAAGCGCTTCGGCGACGACAAGACGCCCTCACCGTTCGTGCGCTATATCGACCGCTGGGATCTTTCGAAAGGTCCGATCGTCTTCACGCTGACGAACGAAGTTCCGCGCGAGTACCGCGACGCGGTCAAACGCGGCATCTTGGCGTGGAACGCGGCGTTTGCGAAGATCGGCTATCCTCACGCAATCCGTGTCGACGATCCGCCGTCCGATCCGTCGTTCGATCCGGACGATGCAAAATACAATTCGGTGCGCTGGATCGACCAGGATCGTGCCAGCTTCGTTGCGGCAACCCCGCACATTGCCGATCCCGCCACGGGCCAGATCCTGCGCGCAACGGTAACGGTCGATGGTGAAGCGCTGCGCAGCTTGCGCCGTGGATTCATCGACAATGTCGTGCCGTCACGCGTGCCGATTGCTGCCTATTCGCCCTACGCCCCGTTTTTCGCCGACTCAGGTTTGAAGCCGAACGCAGCCTCGACGGCGGTTTCCGTTCAGAGTGCGAGCACAGCTGCGACGCTAGCCGACCCATGCCTGGCGGATTTCTGCGAGTACGGTGAGGCGCTCGAATCCGACGCGGCGTTCGCCGCATTGGCGCTCTATCCCGGACTACGTGAAAGCTCGAGCGCGACGAATAAATACGTCGATCAGTACATCGAAGCCGTGACGATGCACGAAGTCGGCCACGCGCTCGGCTTGCGTCATAACTTCGCGGCGCCGTCGGTCTACTCGCTCCACGACGTCGAAAATCCGGCGTTCACCGCGAAGCACGGCATCAGCGCTTCGGTGATGGCGTACAATCCGGTCGACCTGGCTCCGTCGGGTCAACCTCAACCCGACTTCTTCCAAACGCAGCTCGGACCGTACGACTATTGGGCGATCCAATACGGATACACGCCGAACGGTTCGGCAAGCTCGCTCAAAGCGATTGCCGATCGTGCCGGCGAGCCCGATCATGTCTTCGAGACGGATGAAGATGCGAGCGGGGCCTGGGCCGTCGATCCGCGCGTCGCTCTGTTCGTGCTCTCGAGCGACCCGATCGGATGGCACGCGCAGCGTTTTCAAATCGCCGATCGTCTTCTGGCGACGCTCGACAGACGTTATCCGCGCAACGATCGCTCCTACAATGACGAGCGGCTGGCGTTCTCGACGATCCTCGGCGAATACACGCGCTCCGCGTTACTTACGACGCGCTGGGTTGGCGGTGTCTACACCTCACGTTCGCATCGTGGTGAGAAGGGTGGCAGCCCGCCGTTTTCGCCGGTTCCGCGCAGCGATCAAAAGCGCGCCTTCGATTTGCTCGACCGTTACGTATTCGGGGCGCGCGCGCTGGCGTTGCCGCCGAGCTTGGTCGAGCACTTAGGGCCTGACCGATTCCACGGTTGGGGCGCGCAAGGGTTGAACGCGCGACCGGACTTTCCGTTGACGGCGTTCGTCGCAAACGTTCAAGATACGATCCTCTACACGATCTTCACGCCGGTCAACATCGCCCGGATCGCCGATCAGTCGCAGCTCGCGCCCGGCAAGACGATGTCGTTGCAAGATCTGTTCGAATGGTCGTCGTCGGCAGTCTACGATGACGTCGCGTCCGGCACGCCGATCCCCGCGATGCATCGCGAAATGCAACGGCGCTACACGGATCTGCTCTTGCAAATTGCGCTCTTGCCCTCGTTTGCGCTCGACCAGCTGCAGATTCCCTACGAAACCCAAGAGCTGGCGCGCTACGAGCTGCATCGCGCGCAAGCCGAGGTCCACAAGGGATTGGCTTCGCGAGGGCTCGACATCGCCACGCGAGCGCATCTCGCGGAACTCTCATCGCGCATCGCGCGTGGGCTGGCAGCCCAAAACACCCGAGCCTTATAGCTGAGCGACCTACCGCCGTTTCCACCTGAATTCCGCTTCGGCGTTGCCACGGCGGATCATCAGTGTGAAGCGTATACGGGTGAAGACGACATTCGCGACACGTGGGAGCGCGTTCGCGGTCTGACGGCGCGCGGCAAAGCCACCGATTTTTGGAACCGGTATAAAGAGGATGTCGATCTTGCGCGTGGGCTCGGTTGCGGCGCATTTCGTCTCTCGCTTTCATGGGCACGACTCGAACCGCAAGCGGGTACGTGGGATGATGCAGCCTTCGCGCACTATCGCGACGTGCTGCAGTATATGCGCGACGCCGGGATGACGACGATCGTCACGCTGCACCATAACTCGTGGCCGATCCACATCCAAGCTGCGGGGAACGGCGCCGGTTTGCTCGATCCGGCGTTTCCGGATCGCCTCGCAGCGTACGCAACGCAGGTCGTGCAACGTCTTGGGGACCTGATCGACTACTACGTTACGATCAACGAGCCCAACCAGCTCGTGTACGGATTCATCAAGCTCTGGTGCATGCGTGCTTACGCGATGCCGCCGGGCATGGAGCCGTTCGCGACCGAGACGGAACAGATGGAAGCGGTCATCAAGCTGATCCCAAATCTCTTTCGCGCACATAACCGTGCGCGTGCCGCGATTCACAAGGAGCGTCCGCAGGCGCGCGTTGGAACGAATCCGCTCGTTCTCGGCTTGCCGCAGTGGTTTCAGGCCCTCGTCGATCGTGCCGCCGTCAACCTTCGCACGCCCGACGACCTCATTCGACAAGCGAAGCGTTTCTCGCAAGTGCCGATCCTCGACTCCGGCTCGGTTGATATCTCGATCGCACAAATCACGATCACGCAGCAGCGTATGGATCGCGTGCTGTTTTCGGAGCCGTATTTCGCTGCCAATCTCTGTACGCTGCACGAGAGCGCCAAGGTGCCGCCCATCGATTCGAGCACGTTTGCCGGCAGCGTCGGCGTTGCCGCGGACGGTGCGCCCGCCGAACAGTTCCAAACGTACTTCCCGCAGGCCTCGATGCACGAATTCGATGACCTCGACACGGCCGTCGCGTCGCTTCGCCAAGGACACGTCGATCTCGTGTTCGACGACGATGTGTTTCTCGAGCCTTACGCGCACGGCACGCTTACTAGGAGCGCGGTTCGAGGACACGCTCAGGATTTTGCGGTGGCGATTCCGTTTGGGAGCCGTTCGTTGCTGAACGCCGTCGATCTGGCGCTGCGCGATGCCAAGGAATCTATGCCGAATGCACCGCACACAAACAACCGTAAGACGGTCGCACACATCGGACGCACCTCGATCGCTCCGCAGCACGTCCCCGATCTCGATAGGTCGCTGCGTGCGATTCGCCGGCGTGGTGTCTTGCGCGTCGGAATTCGGCCCGGAGTTTCAACGCTTTGCACGCGCGGAGAAAATGGCGCGTACGAGGGTCTCGAGCCGGATCTCGCCCGAAAGATTGCGGCGCGCATCTTCGGCGCAAAACCCGGCAGAGTCGATTTCGTACCCTTGGAGGGCGATCGCCGGCTCGATGCAACGCGCTCCTGGCTGCGGCGTTTTGACGGGTTGCGTAAGACGATCTCGATGTTCGCCACGATTCTCGGAACGAATTGGTGGAATTTGGGGATGGCCGGCCGCCTGGCGGAGTTTCTGTGTCCGCCTGAATGCGTCGGGACGCTCGACTACATAGGGCTCGACTATTATTGGGGCGCGCCTTCCCTCTTCAAGTTCAGTCGTTTGGTGTCCGCGGCCGAATGCAGGTATGCGAGCGCACCGGTTTGGCCGGGCGTTCTCGGTCAGATTCTGCGCGAGCAGCACAAGCAGTTTCCCGGCAAGCCGATCATCATCGTCGAGAACGGCTGCGTTACGAGCGCAGACAACGTAGCGCGCGCCGACTACATTGCGAATCATCTTCGCGAAGTTCAGAAGGCGCTGGCTACGGGACTGCCGGTCGAAGCTTATCTGTGCTGGAGCATCACCTCGAATCGCGAATGGGGATTGCCTTTCGACAACAATAGCGATTTTGGGCTCTACCACGTCGATCTCGATCACGATCCGGACTTGAGACGCGTCGCGACGCCCGCCAGCACGCGTTTCGCCCAGATTATTGCGTCACGCACGGCAGATGGATAGGATTGGGGGAATGCACACGGCGCTGATCGGGATCGGTTCGAACCTCGGCGAGCGGCAAGGCAACATCTTGCAAGCGCTCCAGCGGCTGCGCACGCGCGTTCGTATCGACGCGGTCTCTTCGTTCTACGAGACCGTTCCCGTCGGCAATGTCGCCGGGCCAAAATTCCTCAACGCAGCCGCGCGGCTTACAACCGACCTGGATCCCGTCGCGCTCGAGTCGTTTTTTCGCGACGTCGAAACCGCGATCGCACGGCGTCACGAGCATCTCGCCGCGCGCGTAATCGACATCGACTTTCTCTACTACGGCGACTTGGTCGCCGATCTCGGCCGTTTCGAGCTGCCGCATCCGTATGTCGAGCAGCGTCCGTTCAATCTGATTCCGCTGGCGGAGATCGCGCCCGATTTCGTCGATCCGGTCCGCAAATCGACGCTCGCGAAAATGGCATCGCGCGTTCCACACGACGGCGTCGTGCGCAAACCTCGTGCGTTGCGCTTCGACGTCGACCGCCAAAGCCAAGAGCCGGAGCACCGTCTCGCGCTCAGCCGCGTCGGCGTTGCCAAGATCAAGCGCATCATTCGCTTGACGATGCACGGACGTAAGGTTCCGTTGAACGCAGAGTTTTCGATGGTCGCCGATCTCGAGCCGAATCGCGCCGGCGTTCATATGTCACGCTTTTCGGAGCTGCTCGAAGAGGCGTTGCTCGAAGTGCTCGCGCGTGGCGAGCCGGCATCGACGGTTGAAGAAGTGGTCGAGCGCGTAGCACGCGAGATCGTCGTATCGCAGCACGCCCTGCGTGCCGACGTTCGGGTGCGCGCCGAGTTCGGTCTCGAACGCTGGACGCCGGTGAGCGGAAAGCGCACCGAAGAGACCTACGCGCTCGTGGGCGTCGCACACGCCGACCGTCAAGGAACGCGGCGTGCCGTCGGCGTCGAGGCCGAAGGTATGACGGCGTGCCCGTGCGCTCAGCTGATGGTTCGCGAGCATTCGCACCGCGAGCTGCTCGAAGCCGGCTTCACCGAGGCCGACGCAAATCGCGCACTGGATGCGCTTCCCGTCGCGACGCACAATCAGCGCGGAAAGGGTACGCTGTTGATTGGAACATCGTCGGATCGCGCCGCCGAGATTCGTGCCGAAGACCTCGTAGAGATCGTCGAGAACTCGATGTCGAGCGAGACGTACGATCTGCTCAAGCGTCCCGATGAGTTTTTCGTCGTCAACAAGGCGCACCATCGCCCGCGCTTCGTCGAAGACGTGGTACGCGAGATCCTGGCGAGCACGCTCGCGATGTATGCGGACTTTCCGGACGAGACGTTCGTTGCCGCCACTCAGCTGAACTACGAATCAATTCACAAGCACGATGCATTCGCCGAAGCATTTGGAACCTTCGGCGAATTCCGGCGCGAGCTGCGCGACAGCGTCTACGTCACGGATAAGACGGAGCTTGCGGCATGGCTTCGCGCAAGGTCGCAATTCGAGACCGCAGCGAGGGATGCGAGGAGATAAGCAGTTCTGCCCAGCGCGGTTGCTCGTCTTCAGCAAGATTTTGATCGCGTAAGCGCTCGAAGGCTGCGACACCCCATTCCGGGTGTCCGGTCGCCGCGAGCGCGAAACGGTCTGCGCGCCGCTCGATCGCGCGTGATCCGGCTGCGAGTAGCGGCCCGACAAGCGCCGCGAGCAGTTGCGTCGTGAAGCTGAAACGCGCAAGGCCGCGAATGCTCGCAACGCGTTCACCGTCACCGAGCGCGATCGCTTTCCCGGCAAAGATCAGAAACGTTGCCGCCAGCGACCCCATTCCGATGCTGAGCAACGTATCGCCGGCGACGTAGTGGCCGAGCTCGTGCGCGACGACAAACTCGGTCTCATCGTCGCTGAACCCCTCGAGCAGGGTGTCGGCAATCGCGATGCGATGGCTGCCGAGCAATCCCGTGACGTACGCGTTGGCCTTCTTTGTTTGACGGCTCATATCGAACCGGAAAATGTCGGCGTTGCCGGCGCCGTATTGCGCCGCTAATCGGCGCAGACGCTCCTCAAGAGGGCCTTCGAGGCGTTCGAATTTGTTGAAGATCGGCGCGAGATAAACCGGTGCAACGAGCGTCAATAACGTCAGCACGGGCACGGCAGCGAGACTGCTGACGAACGGCCATGCCTTTGGAAAACGGCGCGCAATCCAGAGCAGCCCGGCGATGACGGGTATGCCAAGCCCCATTCCGAGCGCCGTTGCCTTTGCGCGTTCGCGCAGCCACGCTGCACGTGTTTGGTCCGAGAGTCCGTAGCGCCGCTCCATCACGTATCGCTCGACATATTCGATCGGCGTGTCCAAAATTGTGTCGATGAGCGTTCCGAGTGCATTGTACGTCGCCGTAACGAGCGGACGATCGGAGTCGCGTATCGCCGCCGGCAAACGATCGGCGAGCGCAAATGCAATCACGGCTTGTCCGGCGAGGGAACGCGCCAAGCCCGTGACCATCAACGCGCGCTTCGTCGCGCCGTAGGCCTTCGGGTTCTTTGCAAGCGGTCCGGCCGGGTGCCGAATGTCGATCCAGGCTTCGGCGGCGCGAACCGCCGCATAACCCGCCAGGAAGCCGGCGCAAAGGCCGAGCGTTATGCGTCGCATGGCCGGGATTCTACCCAGACAAGCCCAGGAAATTGGGTAGGATTAACCCGGGATTTGAAAACCTCGGTCGCCGCGGACACCGGTTCACGAGAGCCGTTACGTCAGTGCGGCCGATGCCGCGTGCACTTATACGCAATGGAGGAACCAGGTTGAAGAAAGTTACCAGCATTTTCCTCGCAGCATTTTTTGGTTTGGCGATGTTCGCCGGCGCGATGCCCGCACCGGCATCAGCGCAAATGTCGATCGGCGTCCATATCGGACCGATGCCACCGGCGCGATACGAGGCCATTCCGCCACCGCCGGGACGATACTATCACTGGGACGCAGGACACTGGCGTGCCATGGGTGGTCGATGGGTTTGGGTCCCGG
Above is a genomic segment from Candidatus Baltobacteraceae bacterium containing:
- the mptA gene encoding GTP cyclohydrolase MptA; the encoded protein is MDRIGGMHTALIGIGSNLGERQGNILQALQRLRTRVRIDAVSSFYETVPVGNVAGPKFLNAAARLTTDLDPVALESFFRDVETAIARRHEHLAARVIDIDFLYYGDLVADLGRFELPHPYVEQRPFNLIPLAEIAPDFVDPVRKSTLAKMASRVPHDGVVRKPRALRFDVDRQSQEPEHRLALSRVGVAKIKRIIRLTMHGRKVPLNAEFSMVADLEPNRAGVHMSRFSELLEEALLEVLARGEPASTVEEVVERVAREIVVSQHALRADVRVRAEFGLERWTPVSGKRTEETYALVGVAHADRQGTRRAVGVEAEGMTACPCAQLMVREHSHRELLEAGFTEADANRALDALPVATHNQRGKGTLLIGTSSDRAAEIRAEDLVEIVENSMSSETYDLLKRPDEFFVVNKAHHRPRFVEDVVREILASTLAMYADFPDETFVAATQLNYESIHKHDAFAEAFGTFGEFRRELRDSVYVTDKTELAAWLRARSQFETAARDARR
- a CDS encoding YXWGXW repeat-containing protein — translated: MKKVTSIFLAAFFGLAMFAGAMPAPASAQMSIGVHIGPMPPARYEAIPPPPGRYYHWDAGHWRAMGGRWVWVPGHYVHGRAGGQWVAGHYRMGPGGYRVWVAGHWR
- a CDS encoding zinc-dependent metalloprotease, with the protein product MSLSIRAIALFVFTALFVAAAGTPAVRAQAAPQAAATAAPAPGSPKPESSPSGQEPVILPSPGMPANVPTAIKALLNIAPQTPQSYAAFMHNAQLQTGLINLIRKDDELFLDLGPQDFKKTFIFAPSLASGLGAGTFAGRLYDPMLVQFQRIGHRVFWITPNTDFASSQGTAAKALAISTSSSIIAVSPILAENAATDHVAIAPVLFLTDHLDIGKDLAAAAGGGTPGGGLLLLLGGPRAGFALDPSRSYYISTKALPDNDEITVNLTFNGNGDLQTVPDTRGTPIKVHYSILEEPVRTAGYAPRAADDRIGYFLETHKRFGDDKTPSPFVRYIDRWDLSKGPIVFTLTNEVPREYRDAVKRGILAWNAAFAKIGYPHAIRVDDPPSDPSFDPDDAKYNSVRWIDQDRASFVAATPHIADPATGQILRATVTVDGEALRSLRRGFIDNVVPSRVPIAAYSPYAPFFADSGLKPNAASTAVSVQSASTAATLADPCLADFCEYGEALESDAAFAALALYPGLRESSSATNKYVDQYIEAVTMHEVGHALGLRHNFAAPSVYSLHDVENPAFTAKHGISASVMAYNPVDLAPSGQPQPDFFQTQLGPYDYWAIQYGYTPNGSASSLKAIADRAGEPDHVFETDEDASGAWAVDPRVALFVLSSDPIGWHAQRFQIADRLLATLDRRYPRNDRSYNDERLAFSTILGEYTRSALLTTRWVGGVYTSRSHRGEKGGSPPFSPVPRSDQKRAFDLLDRYVFGARALALPPSLVEHLGPDRFHGWGAQGLNARPDFPLTAFVANVQDTILYTIFTPVNIARIADQSQLAPGKTMSLQDLFEWSSSAVYDDVASGTPIPAMHREMQRRYTDLLLQIALLPSFALDQLQIPYETQELARYELHRAQAEVHKGLASRGLDIATRAHLAELSSRIARGLAAQNTRAL
- a CDS encoding family 1 glycosylhydrolase, whose amino-acid sequence is MSDLPPFPPEFRFGVATADHQCEAYTGEDDIRDTWERVRGLTARGKATDFWNRYKEDVDLARGLGCGAFRLSLSWARLEPQAGTWDDAAFAHYRDVLQYMRDAGMTTIVTLHHNSWPIHIQAAGNGAGLLDPAFPDRLAAYATQVVQRLGDLIDYYVTINEPNQLVYGFIKLWCMRAYAMPPGMEPFATETEQMEAVIKLIPNLFRAHNRARAAIHKERPQARVGTNPLVLGLPQWFQALVDRAAVNLRTPDDLIRQAKRFSQVPILDSGSVDISIAQITITQQRMDRVLFSEPYFAANLCTLHESAKVPPIDSSTFAGSVGVAADGAPAEQFQTYFPQASMHEFDDLDTAVASLRQGHVDLVFDDDVFLEPYAHGTLTRSAVRGHAQDFAVAIPFGSRSLLNAVDLALRDAKESMPNAPHTNNRKTVAHIGRTSIAPQHVPDLDRSLRAIRRRGVLRVGIRPGVSTLCTRGENGAYEGLEPDLARKIAARIFGAKPGRVDFVPLEGDRRLDATRSWLRRFDGLRKTISMFATILGTNWWNLGMAGRLAEFLCPPECVGTLDYIGLDYYWGAPSLFKFSRLVSAAECRYASAPVWPGVLGQILREQHKQFPGKPIIIVENGCVTSADNVARADYIANHLREVQKALATGLPVEAYLCWSITSNREWGLPFDNNSDFGLYHVDLDHDPDLRRVATPASTRFAQIIASRTADG
- a CDS encoding M48 family metalloprotease; amino-acid sequence: MRRITLGLCAGFLAGYAAVRAAEAWIDIRHPAGPLAKNPKAYGATKRALMVTGLARSLAGQAVIAFALADRLPAAIRDSDRPLVTATYNALGTLIDTILDTPIEYVERYVMERRYGLSDQTRAAWLRERAKATALGMGLGIPVIAGLLWIARRFPKAWPFVSSLAAVPVLTLLTLVAPVYLAPIFNKFERLEGPLEERLRRLAAQYGAGNADIFRFDMSRQTKKANAYVTGLLGSHRIAIADTLLEGFSDDETEFVVAHELGHYVAGDTLLSIGMGSLAATFLIFAGKAIALGDGERVASIRGLARFSFTTQLLAALVGPLLAAGSRAIERRADRFALAATGHPEWGVAAFERLRDQNLAEDEQPRWAELLISSHPSLRSRIATLREAMPQAPSYP